A stretch of Pomacea canaliculata isolate SZHN2017 linkage group LG6, ASM307304v1, whole genome shotgun sequence DNA encodes these proteins:
- the LOC112566132 gene encoding opsin-5-like, whose protein sequence is MQSDNNTTDVEQEMEVENVTTWALMAEDDWQVLVRRYDIRPLSSAGYMGCAIYLVIVGLVATTGNTTTLVMFLRNRKLRVKPHNILILNLAISDIGISVFGYPLTTSSCFAERYLWGMVGCKIQGFTTFFLAMADMYTLTAISVYRWVAICRPHYSTPQAQLFLHRQSGGGRVGGGLHHHAPPLVGMSTYIFEPFGTSCTIDWDDPAPVSVFYIYALVLVAYIIPVVVMVYCYWKVVARSKSLLKKVKQSKCKTLSLGEAEEANSTMAECKVTWERR, encoded by the exons ATGCAGAGCGACAACAACACTACCGACGTTGAGCAGGAGATGGAGGTGGAGAACGTCACCACGTGGGCGCTGATGGCGGAGGACGACTGGCAGGTGCTGGTGCGCAGGTACGACATCCGGCCGCTGTCCAGCGCTGGGTACATGGGCTGCGCCATCTATCTCGTCATCGTAG GTCTCGTAGCAACGACTGGCAACACTACCACGCTGGTGATGTTCCTGCGCAACCGGAAGTTGCGCGTCAAGCCGCACAACATCCTCATCCTCAACCTCGCCATCTCCGACATCGGCATTTCTGTCTTCGGCTACCCACTGACCACCTCCTCCTGCTTCGCGGAGCGCTATCTGTGGGGGATGGTCGGCTGCAAAATCCAGGGCTTCACCACCTTCTTCCTGGCAATGGCCGACATGTACACACTCACCGCCATCAGCGTCTACCGCTGGGTGGCCATCTGCCGCCCACACTACAGTAC ACCACAGGCTCAACTTTTCCTTCACCGTCAAAGTGGTGGTGGGCGTGTGGGTGGCGGCCTTCATCACCACGCGCCGCCACTGGTGGGAATGAGCACCTACATCTTCGAACCTTTCGGCACGTCCTGCACCATCGACTGGGACGACCCCGCTCCCGTCAGCGTCTTCTACATCTACGCTCTCGTCCTCGTCGCCTACATCATACCCGTGGTTGTCATGGTCTACTGTTACTGGAAG GTGGTGGCGCGATCGAAGAGTTTGTTGAAGAAGGTCAAGCAGTCCAAGTGCAAGACGCTGTCCCTGGGGGAGGCCGAGGAGGCCAACAGCACCATGGCCGAGTGTAAAGTCACGTGG gaaagACGATGA